One part of the Andrena cerasifolii isolate SP2316 chromosome 4, iyAndCera1_principal, whole genome shotgun sequence genome encodes these proteins:
- the LOC143368499 gene encoding uncharacterized protein LOC143368499 isoform X2, which translates to MKSIESSRWKLLKLGTTVPIKPGDVCSLIPHKCWFKVVLVPDIMEDIKEHPSKRKANEDVISDISNKKLCSESGEGDNLQSANHALTKLLTNNNDVVKAQGEILNKENSTGDKCAVEVVLQNFQEIHDASFKDEDEALESNSQVIREPQNTDQLPSLEHDPCKFEDASETVAKVLPREEALSNSENLDSTSQDEKPVTTDDVSPTSAQTDEPNASADAVVDVPRREKCIYGKECYRKNPQHKAEFSHPGDSDFDIPDDREECYYGMRCYRTNPQHRLQYKHTTSNDGNDRRKQLNLIPSYTSPEAGDFYTDDSDEDESIDESEYEPSGSGESSDADELIYLNSCMEDSDWEYDTSD; encoded by the exons ATGAAATCTATCGAATCTTCGCGATGGAAACTTCTTAAATTGGGTACCACCGTTCCAATAAAACCAGGAGACGTTTGTTCTCTGATACCGCACAAGTGTTGGTTTAAAGTTGTATTGGTACCTGACATAATGGAAGACATTAAGGAACACCCTTCAAAGCGAAAA GCTAATGAAGATGTAATTAGCGACATATCCAATAAAAAGCTCTGCTCGGAATCAGGAGAAGGGGATAATTTGCAATCTGCTAATCATGCACTGACTAAACTGTTAACAAACAACAATGATGTAGTTAAAGCGCAAGGTGAAATTTTAAACAAAGAGAATTCGACAGGCGATAAATGTGCCGTTGAAGTGGTACTTCAGAATTTTCAGGAGATTCATGACGCAAg TTTCAAGGATGAAGATGAAGCTCTAGAGTCGAATTCTCAAGTAATACGCGAACCCCAAAATACAGACCAGTTACCTTCATTGGAGCACGATCCTTGTAAGTTCGAAGATGCAAGTGAAACGGTTGCTAAAGTCCTTCCAAGAGAGGAAGCTCTgagcaattctgaaaatttggatTCTACGAGTCAAGATGAGAAACCTGTTACAACGGATGATGTATCTCCCACATCTGCGCAAACAGATGAACCAAATGCTTCTGCTGATGCAGTGGTAGATGTTCCCAGGAGGGAGAAATGCATATATGGAAAGGAATGTTACAG GAAAAATCCACAACACAAAGCTGAATTCAGTCACCCAGGGGATTCTGATTTCGACATTCCGGACGATAGGGAAGAATGTTATTATGGTATGCGATGTTATCGCACAAACCCGCAACACAGACTGCAATACAAACATACTACAAGTAACGATGGAAACGACCGTCGTAAACAACTGAATCTAATACCTTCGTATACTTCACCCGAAGCAGGCGATTTCTACACAGACGATTCGGACGAAGATGAATCTATCGATGAATCCGAATATGAACCTTCTGGCAGTGGAGAAAGTTCGGACGCTGATGAATTAATATATCTGAATAGTTGTATGGAAGACAGCGACTGGGAGTACGATACAAGCGATTAA
- the LOC143368499 gene encoding uncharacterized protein LOC143368499 isoform X3: protein MEDIKEHPSKRKANEDVISDISNKKLCSESGEGDNLQSANHALTKLLTNNNDVVKAQGEILNKENSTGDKCAVEVVLQNFQEIHDASFKDEDEALESNSQVIREPQNTDQLPSLEHDPCKFEDASETVAKVLPREEALSNSENLDSTSQDEKPVTTDDVSPTSAQTDEPNASADAVVDVPRREKCIYGKECYRKNPQHKAEFSHPGDSDFDIPDDREECYYGMRCYRTNPQHRLQYKHTTSNDGNDRRKQLNLIPSYTSPEAGDFYTDDSDEDESIDESEYEPSGSGESSDADELIYLNSCMEDSDWEYDTSD from the exons ATGGAAGACATTAAGGAACACCCTTCAAAGCGAAAA GCTAATGAAGATGTAATTAGCGACATATCCAATAAAAAGCTCTGCTCGGAATCAGGAGAAGGGGATAATTTGCAATCTGCTAATCATGCACTGACTAAACTGTTAACAAACAACAATGATGTAGTTAAAGCGCAAGGTGAAATTTTAAACAAAGAGAATTCGACAGGCGATAAATGTGCCGTTGAAGTGGTACTTCAGAATTTTCAGGAGATTCATGACGCAAg TTTCAAGGATGAAGATGAAGCTCTAGAGTCGAATTCTCAAGTAATACGCGAACCCCAAAATACAGACCAGTTACCTTCATTGGAGCACGATCCTTGTAAGTTCGAAGATGCAAGTGAAACGGTTGCTAAAGTCCTTCCAAGAGAGGAAGCTCTgagcaattctgaaaatttggatTCTACGAGTCAAGATGAGAAACCTGTTACAACGGATGATGTATCTCCCACATCTGCGCAAACAGATGAACCAAATGCTTCTGCTGATGCAGTGGTAGATGTTCCCAGGAGGGAGAAATGCATATATGGAAAGGAATGTTACAG GAAAAATCCACAACACAAAGCTGAATTCAGTCACCCAGGGGATTCTGATTTCGACATTCCGGACGATAGGGAAGAATGTTATTATGGTATGCGATGTTATCGCACAAACCCGCAACACAGACTGCAATACAAACATACTACAAGTAACGATGGAAACGACCGTCGTAAACAACTGAATCTAATACCTTCGTATACTTCACCCGAAGCAGGCGATTTCTACACAGACGATTCGGACGAAGATGAATCTATCGATGAATCCGAATATGAACCTTCTGGCAGTGGAGAAAGTTCGGACGCTGATGAATTAATATATCTGAATAGTTGTATGGAAGACAGCGACTGGGAGTACGATACAAGCGATTAA
- the Trax gene encoding translin associated factor X produces MSQAKGGRKNRGGRYNKKINIGDKGREVVESINENNSVVQQFRAYALELDDKHDRFERIVKLGRDITIQSKRIIFLLHTIDKKSKQESVILEVKTRLQNLVDSYFKSIAAELENQDAYQYLKAYRGSLEEYIEAETFYQYLQDENLGSWMQLEKTLTYKLEEEDAAVKTLHTLVTPYEYILGIADLTGELMRKCINNLATGDIASCYHTCNFVRYMYKGFLGCSNTPNREINRKLCTLKQSLHKMENVCYTIKVRGSEIPKHILVDVATEKYADSDEGYQGY; encoded by the exons ATGTCTCAGGCCAAAG GGGGCAGAAAGAACCGCGGGGGCCGCTATAATAAGAAGATCAACATTGGCGACAAGGGGAGAGAAGTCGTCGAGAGTATAAATGAGAATAATTCGGTCGTGCAGCAATTTCGAGCTTACGCGCTCGAATTGGACGACAAACACGATCGTTTCGAAAGAATTGTAAAACTCGGCAGAGATATAACTATACAGAGTAAACGAATTATTTTCCTGTTGCACACCATAGATAAGAAGAGCAAGCAAGAGTCTGTGATTCTTGAAGTGAAAACGCGACTACAGAACTTAGTGGACAGTTACTTTAAGTCTATCGCGGCCGAATTAGAGAATCAAGACGCATATCAGTATCTTAAAGCCTATCGTGGTAGCCTAGAAGAATACATAGAAGCTGAAACGTTTTATCAATACCTGCAAGATGAAAATTTGGGAAGTTGGATGCAGTTAGAAAAAACGCTTACTTACAAGCTCGAAGAAGAGGACGCTGCGGTTAAAACGTTGCATACTTTAGTCACTCCGTACGAATATATACTAGGAATCGCGGACTTGACTGGAGAACTCATGCGCAAGTGTATTAACAACCTGGCAACGGGAGACATAGCTAGTTGTTATCACACGTGCAACTTTGTTAGATATATGTACAAGGGTTTCCTTGGCTGTTCAAACACGCCGAACAGGGAGATAAACAGAAAACTCTGTACGCTCAAGCAAAGCCTTCACAAAATGGAAAATGTTTGTTACACCATTAAAGTAAGGGGTTCCGAAATACCAAAGCACATACTGGTGGATGTAGCTACTGAAAAATATGCGGACAGCGACGAAGGATATCAAGGATATTAA
- the LOC143368499 gene encoding uncharacterized protein LOC143368499 isoform X1 — protein sequence MTITPVSPCYMKSIESSRWKLLKLGTTVPIKPGDVCSLIPHKCWFKVVLVPDIMEDIKEHPSKRKANEDVISDISNKKLCSESGEGDNLQSANHALTKLLTNNNDVVKAQGEILNKENSTGDKCAVEVVLQNFQEIHDASFKDEDEALESNSQVIREPQNTDQLPSLEHDPCKFEDASETVAKVLPREEALSNSENLDSTSQDEKPVTTDDVSPTSAQTDEPNASADAVVDVPRREKCIYGKECYRKNPQHKAEFSHPGDSDFDIPDDREECYYGMRCYRTNPQHRLQYKHTTSNDGNDRRKQLNLIPSYTSPEAGDFYTDDSDEDESIDESEYEPSGSGESSDADELIYLNSCMEDSDWEYDTSD from the exons ATGACAATAACGCCG GTTTCACCATGTTACATGAAATCTATCGAATCTTCGCGATGGAAACTTCTTAAATTGGGTACCACCGTTCCAATAAAACCAGGAGACGTTTGTTCTCTGATACCGCACAAGTGTTGGTTTAAAGTTGTATTGGTACCTGACATAATGGAAGACATTAAGGAACACCCTTCAAAGCGAAAA GCTAATGAAGATGTAATTAGCGACATATCCAATAAAAAGCTCTGCTCGGAATCAGGAGAAGGGGATAATTTGCAATCTGCTAATCATGCACTGACTAAACTGTTAACAAACAACAATGATGTAGTTAAAGCGCAAGGTGAAATTTTAAACAAAGAGAATTCGACAGGCGATAAATGTGCCGTTGAAGTGGTACTTCAGAATTTTCAGGAGATTCATGACGCAAg TTTCAAGGATGAAGATGAAGCTCTAGAGTCGAATTCTCAAGTAATACGCGAACCCCAAAATACAGACCAGTTACCTTCATTGGAGCACGATCCTTGTAAGTTCGAAGATGCAAGTGAAACGGTTGCTAAAGTCCTTCCAAGAGAGGAAGCTCTgagcaattctgaaaatttggatTCTACGAGTCAAGATGAGAAACCTGTTACAACGGATGATGTATCTCCCACATCTGCGCAAACAGATGAACCAAATGCTTCTGCTGATGCAGTGGTAGATGTTCCCAGGAGGGAGAAATGCATATATGGAAAGGAATGTTACAG GAAAAATCCACAACACAAAGCTGAATTCAGTCACCCAGGGGATTCTGATTTCGACATTCCGGACGATAGGGAAGAATGTTATTATGGTATGCGATGTTATCGCACAAACCCGCAACACAGACTGCAATACAAACATACTACAAGTAACGATGGAAACGACCGTCGTAAACAACTGAATCTAATACCTTCGTATACTTCACCCGAAGCAGGCGATTTCTACACAGACGATTCGGACGAAGATGAATCTATCGATGAATCCGAATATGAACCTTCTGGCAGTGGAGAAAGTTCGGACGCTGATGAATTAATATATCTGAATAGTTGTATGGAAGACAGCGACTGGGAGTACGATACAAGCGATTAA